One window of Pseudacidobacterium ailaaui genomic DNA carries:
- the fliD gene encoding flagellar filament capping protein FliD: MGTVGLSFGSPTGGSGFDVTSTVNQIVTNMQAIETPWKNQLTTLQNKDTALTTIGTDLSSLTTALQSLTDFSGVLSQKEGSSSDTSVLQLTSAASSAVAGTHTVTVQSLAQTASYVTGTIANASDTLSGSLSIGGQSIDASGMTLSSLAAAINGGGYGVSANLITDSSGTRMVLVSQTSGAAGNLSISSSLQDGSTAIGITQSQTGQDAQLTVDGVQMTSSSNTVTNAIQGVSFQLLSAAAGEQVQVIITNNNSAIESAMSTFVSAYNKVVGDLNTQEGKDSSGNAEPLFGSSVLATLQENLQQALVFTQAAGNGAITSITQLGISVNNDGTLSLNTDTLDSVLNTNFNDVVSFFEPSVTYTSFGGNFNNVLNNLGNQAPDGLVYLALQEDASTENELNTNISNEETLISAQKTQLTTELNEANYILTSIPQELDQINEIYSAITGYNQKG, translated from the coding sequence ATGGGAACCGTTGGCCTCTCCTTTGGATCTCCTACGGGCGGAAGCGGGTTTGATGTCACGTCCACGGTCAACCAGATCGTGACGAACATGCAGGCGATTGAGACGCCGTGGAAGAACCAGCTGACTACGCTCCAGAATAAAGACACAGCGCTGACCACGATCGGGACCGATCTCAGCTCTCTGACGACTGCGCTCCAGTCGCTTACGGATTTTTCCGGGGTCCTTTCGCAGAAAGAGGGCTCCAGTTCGGACACCAGCGTATTGCAGCTGACCTCGGCAGCATCGAGTGCCGTGGCCGGCACCCACACGGTCACCGTGCAGTCGTTGGCCCAGACGGCCTCCTATGTCACAGGAACGATTGCGAACGCCAGTGATACCCTGAGCGGCAGCCTGAGCATCGGGGGACAGTCGATTGATGCAAGCGGTATGACGCTCTCTTCTCTGGCGGCCGCGATCAATGGCGGCGGCTACGGCGTCTCTGCCAACCTCATTACAGATTCTTCGGGCACGCGGATGGTGCTGGTCAGTCAGACAAGCGGCGCTGCCGGCAATCTTTCCATCTCCAGCAGTCTGCAGGATGGATCGACGGCCATCGGAATCACCCAGTCCCAGACCGGGCAGGACGCGCAGCTTACGGTGGATGGGGTCCAGATGACCAGCTCGTCGAACACCGTGACCAATGCCATCCAGGGGGTGAGTTTTCAGCTGCTTAGCGCAGCGGCCGGGGAGCAGGTGCAGGTCATCATCACCAACAACAACAGCGCGATTGAATCGGCCATGAGCACATTTGTGAGCGCCTACAACAAAGTGGTGGGCGACCTGAATACCCAGGAGGGGAAGGACTCATCAGGAAACGCCGAGCCGCTTTTTGGCAGCTCTGTGTTGGCCACGCTCCAGGAAAACCTGCAACAGGCACTGGTTTTTACCCAGGCGGCAGGAAATGGGGCGATTACCTCGATCACACAGCTTGGCATCAGCGTGAACAATGACGGCACACTGTCACTGAACACGGACACTCTTGATAGCGTGCTGAATACGAACTTCAATGATGTGGTGAGCTTTTTTGAACCAAGCGTCACCTATACCTCGTTCGGGGGCAATTTCAACAATGTGCTGAACAACCTTGGCAATCAGGCCCCGGATGGTCTGGTGTATCTGGCCCTGCAGGAGGATGCCAGTACGGAGAACGAGCTGAATACAAACATCAGCAATGAGGAGACTTTGATCAGCGCGCAGAAGACGCAACTGACCACAGAGCTGAACGAGGCCAACTATATTCTGACTTCCATCCCACAGGAGCTGGACCAGATCAACGAGATATACAGCGCCATTACCGGTTATAACCAGAAGGGCTAG